Proteins co-encoded in one Megalops cyprinoides isolate fMegCyp1 chromosome 1, fMegCyp1.pri, whole genome shotgun sequence genomic window:
- the si:ch73-127m5.1 gene encoding neurotrypsin, translating into MDLSVKEILTFIIACCCWLHALAEVIDDDSYLNTVQNAVPLSCSEGFTELGYYNGTVSQTDSGSPCLRWTEFPDYVQQYPGRGLGDHNYCRNPDRESNPWCFFRQSSGAIGWAYCDCHQGAARLVGGSSSKSGRVEVYLNGQWGAVCDTHWTDRDASVICRQLGLGDVGTALQHSYFGPGSGLFHYERLGCRGNEASLLQCQSRRFVTSDCNHGNEAGVTCTPPEGNGTPLRLVDGLEEFEGRVEVYHNGRWGSICDDQWDDVDAEVVCRQLGFGGVPKAWSWAHFGQGTGPILLDAVQCTGNELSLDECPHGGWEQHNCDHMEDAGVSCSPYTDGVVRLVGADIPWEGRLEVYHNGDWGTVCSDNWTELHARVVCRQLGFRGRAEVAADGAYGEGSGLILLDDVRCVGTEHSLLDCAHSEWGRHDCSHSQDVAVRCERRGDTNAVPAAAPATGPPVRLVAGSSRKEGRVEVFLNGQWGSVCDDGWNDLNAAVVCRQLGFSGVSKARSMAYFGEGRGPVHLDNVRCTGKEGSLGACLADGQDAHDCRHSEDAGVTCDYTPEKPGGAGTDERTCGLRPDAHYHKKKDIVGDRAFRGDWPWQASLWLNSHSKGSHPLCGATLINSCWVLTAAHCFYRFGSDPSHYIVHLGEPRPLDQDTLGHSFPAERIVVHRKYESQSWEHDIALVRLRGEEGSCVTFNPHTNAACLPDAGSKWGKKPATCLVMGLAFTDSERSHALLQAWVPLLPSVTCKKRYGERFSAHMLCAGGLSERHRRPGSCRGNSAGPLLCQEEDGRWALAGVASQGQSCGDPSLPGVYTRVSRFLHWIQQVTHGPAQI; encoded by the exons GTCATCGATGATGACAGCTACCTAAACACAGTGCAGAATGCAG TCCCCCTGTCCTGCTCAGAGGGTTTCACTGAGCTGGGGTACTACAACGGCACCGTGTCGCAGACAGACTCGGGTTCCCCCTGCCTGAGGTGGACCGAGTTCCCTGACTATGTGCAGCAGTACCCAGGTCGCGGGCTGGGCGACCACAACTACTGCCGCAACCCGGACCGCGAGTCCAACCCCTGGTGCTTTTTCCGCCAGAGCTCCGGCGCCATCGGTTGGGCCTATTGCGACTGCCACCAGG GTGCAGCTAGGTTGGTGGGTGGCTCCTCCTCGAAGAGCGGCCGTGTGGAGGTGTACCTGAACGGCcagtggggggcagtgtgtgacaCTCACTGGACAGACCGTGACGCTAGCGTGATCTGCAGACAGCTAGGACTCGG TGACGTGGGCACGGCTCTCCAGCACTCCTATTTTGGTCCCGGCTCTGGACTCTTCCACTATGAGCGGCTGGGCTGCCGTGGCAACGAGGCCTCCCTCCTGCAGTGCCAGAGCAGGAGGTTCGTCACTAGCGACTGTAACCACGGGAACGAGGCTGGGGTGACCTGCACACCGCCTGAAG GGAACGGCACCCCCCTGAGGCTGGTGGATGGCCTGGAGGAGTTTGAGGGGCGTGTGGAGGTGTACCACAACGGCAGGTGGGGCTCCATCTGCGATGACCAGTGGGACGACGTGGATGCGGAGGTGGTGTGCCGGCAGCTGGGGTTCGG gGGCGTCCCAAAGGCCTGGTCGTGGGCGCACTTTGGGCAGGGCACAGGGCCCATCCTGCTGGACGCGGTGCAGTGCACAGGGAATGAGCTCTCTCTGGACGAGTGCCCCCACGGGGGCTGGGAGCAGCACAACTGCGACCACATGGAGGACGCGGGCGTGTCCTGCAGCCCCTACACCG atgggGTAGTGCGGCTCGTGGGGGCTGATATCCCCTGGGAGGGGCGGCTGGAGGTGTATCATAACGGCGACTGGGGGACTGTATGCAGTGACAACTGGACTGAGCTCCACGCCCGGGTCGTGTGTCGGCAGCTGGGCTTCAG ggggcgggCGGAGGTGGCGGCAGACGGGGCGTACGGTGAGGGCAGTGGGCTGATTCTGCTGGACGATGTGCGGTGTGTGGGGACGGAGCACTCCCTGCTGGACTGCGCGCACAGCGAGTGGGGGCGGCACGACTGCTCCCACAGCCAGGACGTGGCCGTCCGCTGCGAGAGGCGCGGAGACACCAACGCCGTCCCAGCGGCTGCGCCCGCCACGG GGCCGCCGGTGCGGCTGGtggcaggaagcagcaggaagGAAGGCCGTGTGGAGGTGTTCCTAAACGGCCAGTGGGGCAGCGTTTGTGACGATGGCTGGAACGACCTCAATGCTGCCGTGGTCTGCAGGCAGCTGGGATTCAG TGGGGTGTCTAAGGCCCGCTCCATGGCCTACTTTGGTGAGGGTCGTGGCCCGGTCCACCTGGACAACGTGAGGTGCACGGGGAAGGAGGGGTCTTTGGGGGCGTGTCTGGCCGATGGACAGGACGCCCACGACTGCCGGCACAGTGAGGATGCCGGGGTCACCTGCGACTACACCCCCGAGAAGCCAGGGGGTGCCGGCACGGACGAACGCACCTGCGGCCTGAGGCCAGATGCGCACTATCACAAAAAGAAGGACATTGTAGGAGACAGAGCATTCAG GGGTGACTGGCCCTGGCAGGCCTCTCTGTGGCTCAATTCTCACTCCAAAGGGAGCCATCCGCTGTGTGGAGCGACGCTTATCAACTCCTGCTGGGTCCTGACTGCCGCTCACTGCTTCTATAG gtttgGCAGTGATCCCTCTCACTACATTGTGCATCTTGGTGAGCCCCGCCCCTTGGATCAGGACACCTTGGGTCACAGCTTCCCGGCCGAGCGCATCGTGGTCCACAGGAAGTATGAGAGCCAGAGCTGGGAGCACGACATCGCTCTGGTGCGGCTCCGTGGGGAGGAGGGCAGCTGCGTGACCTTTAACCCCCACACCAACGCTGCCTGCCTGCCCGATGCGGGCAGCAAGTGGGGCAAGAAGCCAGCCACCTGTCTTGTAATGGGCCTGGCCTTCACGG ACTCGGAGCGCTCCCACGCTTTGCTGCAGGCCTGGGTCCCGCTGCTGCCCTCAGTGACGTGTAAGAAGCGCTACGGCGAGCGATTCAGCGCCCACATGCTGTGTGCGGGCGGCCTGTCCGAGCGCCATCGCCGCCCGGGCAGCTGCCGCGGCAACAGCGCAGGTCCACTGCTGTGTCAGGAGGAAGACGGGCGCTGGGCCCTTGCCGGGGTTGCCTCCCAGGGCCAGAGCTGCGGCGACCCCTCCCTCCCAGGGGTGTACACCCGCGTCAGCAGGTTCCTGCACTGGATCCAACAGGTCACGCACGGCCCTGCCCAGATCTGA